Part of the Oreochromis aureus strain Israel breed Guangdong linkage group 20, ZZ_aureus, whole genome shotgun sequence genome, AGCCGGAGCCTCCAAGATGTATCAGTAAATGTTTTGAATCTTTTTCAATAACttgttctctgttttttttctgtttttttccatgtACAGCTCAAGACTGTTCCAGACCTGTTGGAGAAAATATGGATTTAAAGGGCAATGACATTCTTCTAACTAGTTTCCCAGATGGGACCACAGTTACTTTTGCCTGTAATACTGGATATGAGTCTGCAGGAGGGTCCCCAAGTGTTACTTGTACTGCTGGAAGTTGGAGTCCTGTGCGGTTGAAATGCCAAAGTGAGTATTAAGACttgattttaaattcaaatttcTTATAGCAGCTGTGTTTCACAGCCAGTTTAAGGACATCAGAATGAGCGTCAGGTAGAATTTACTCGCTATCCTGGAAACATTCTTAAAATTGTTGTTTAAAAAATCTCTACCTCTATAAAATGTCTAACTCACATAAACATGTTTCATAAACAGATTATATTTGTTGAGATAATTACACATAATATTatcaaaaaaaaattctaaaggtCCAATGTAATCcttatttttcctgtttcagggTACAACTGTGGCCCAGTGCATGAAGTTGAAAATGGACAGATTGAATATCGTCCTGGGACTGAATTTGGTGATAAAGCAGTGCTCATTTGTAACCCTGGGTTAGTAATACAATGTCAACAGTGTTTAGATAATTAGTTTTAGATTGAAATTGTTAGTAGTAGCATGTTAAATCAGTAAAATGTTGCaatttatcttatcttaaaaaaaaaaaaaaaaaaatcataatgagTGTCAGGTCGGGTTTACTTGCTGTTCTGTgtcatgtaaaataaaaattcctAAACCAGTCTTTTCCTCTAATCAGTTATATGCCACTTGGTGGAGGAGAACTCACTTGTGGAAGCCAAGGGTGGTTGGGCAGGTTGCCTGTATGTGAAGGTTGGTTGTCTTGTCTTAATACAAGTCACACCCTGATTAAAAGCTCACTGTTAGTTTTCATTCtgatagatttttatttttattttccaatgATACAATGTGAGTCACCACCTGTAGTAGAGTATGGCTCTTTCAGTCCAAATAAAAGATATCTATGAGTATAATGAAGTTATACAGTACACCTGTAAAAAGGATTATACACTTGTTGGATTAAGACAGTTGATTTGTTTGGAAGATGGAATATTCAAGCCGGAGCCTCTAAGATGTATCAGTAAATGTTTTGAATCTTTTTCAATAACttgttctctgttttttttctgtttcttttttccatgtACAGCTCAAGACTGTTCCAGACCTGTTGGAGAAAATATGGATTTAAAGGGCAATGACATTCTTCTAACTAGTTTCCCAGATGGGACCACAGTTACTTTTGCCTGTAATATTGGATATGAGTCTGCAGGAGGGTCCCCAAGTGTTACTTGTACTGCTGGAAGTTGGAGTCCTGTGCGGTTGAAATGCCAAAGTGAGTATTAAGACttgattttaaattcaaatttcTTATAGCAGCTGTGTTTCACAGCCAGTTTAAGGACATCAGAATGAGCGTCAGGTAGAATTTACTCGCTATCCTGGAAACATTCTTAAaattgttgtttaaaaaaatctctaCCTCTATAAAATGTCTAACTCACATAAACATGTTTCATAAACAGATTATATTTGTTGAGATAATTACACATAATATTatcaaaaaaaattctaaatgtcCAATGTAATCcttatttttcctgtttcagggTACAACTGTGGCCCAGTGCATGAAGTTGAAAATGGACAGATTGAATATCATCCTGGGACTGAATTTGGTGATAAAGCAGTGCTCATTTGTAACCCTGGGTTAGTAATACAATGTCAACAGTGTTTAGATAATTAGTTTTTAGATTGAAATTGTTAGTAGTAGCATGTTAAATCAGTAAAATGTTGCaatttatcttatcttaagccccccaaaaaaaaaaaaaatcataatgagTGTCAGGTCGGGTTTACTTGCTGTTCTGTgtcatgtaaaataaaaattcctAAACCAGTCTTTTCCCTCTAATCAGTTATATGCCACTTGGTGGAGGAGAACTCACTTGTGGAAGCCAAGGGTGGTTGGGCAGGTTGCCTGTATGTGAAGGTTGGTTGTCTTGTCTTAATACAAGTCACACCCCTGATTAAAAGCTCACTGTTAGTTTTCATTCtgatagatttttatttttattttccaatgATACAATGTGAGTCACCACCTGTAGTAGAGTATGGCTCTTTCAGTCCAAATAAAGATATCTATGAGTATAATGAAGTTATACAGTACACCTGTAAAAAGGATTATACACTTGTTGGATCAAGACAGTTGATTTGTTTGGAAGATGGAATATTCAAGCCGGAGCCTCTAAGATGTATCAGTAAATGTTTTGAATCTTTTTCAATAACttgttctctgttttttttctgtttcttttttccatgtACAGCTCAAGACTGTTCCAGACCTGTTGGAGAAAATATGGATTTAAAGGGCAATGACATTCTTCTAACTAGTTTCCCAGATGGGACCACAGTTACTTTTGCCTGTAATACTGGATATGAGTCTGCAGGAGGGTCCCCAAGTGTTACTTGTACTGCTGGAAGTTGGAGTCCTGTGCGGTTGAAATGCCAAAGTGAGTATTAAGACttgattttaaattcaaatttcTTATAGCAGCTGTGTTTCACAGCCAGTTTAAGGACATCAGAATGAGCGTCAGGTAGAATTTACTCGCTATCCTGGAAACATTCTTAAaattgttgtttaaaaaaatgtctacCCCTATAAAATGTCTAACTCACATAAACATGTTACATAAACAGTAGACTAATTTTGTTGAGATAATTACACATAATATTAtcaaaaaaattctaaatgtcCAATCcttatttttcctgtttcagggTACAACTGTGGCCCAGTGCATGAAGTTGAAAATGGACAGATTGAATATCATCCTGGGACTGAATTTGGTGATAAAGCAGTGCTCATTTGTAACCCTGGGTTAGTAATACAATGTTAGCTCTAATAAACAGTGCTCAGATAATTAGTTTTTACATTGAAATTAGTAGTAGCATGTTAAATCACTAAAATGTTGCAATTTTTCttatcttaaaaaacaaacaaacaaacaaatcagaaTGAGTGTCAGGTCGGGTTTACTTGCTGTTCTGTGTCATGTGAAATAAAAATTCCTAAACCAGTCTTTTTCCTCTAATCAGTCATATGCCACTTGGTGGAGGAGAACTCACTTGTGGAAGCCAAGGGTGGTTGGGCAGGTTGCCTGTATGTGAAGGTTGGTTGTCTTGTCTTAATACAAGTCACACCCCTGATTAAAAGCTCACTGTTAGTTTTCATTCtgatagatttttattttttattttttattttccaatGATACAATGTGAGTCACCCCCTGTAGTAGAGTATGGCTCTTTCAGTCCAAATAAAGATATCTATGAGTATAATGAAGTTATACAGTACACCTGTAAAAAGGATTATACACTTGTTGGATTAAGACAGTTGATTTGTTTGGAAGATGGAATATTCAAGCCGGAGCCTTCAAGATGTATCAGtaaatgttttgattttttttcaataacttgttttgctttttcttgcGTAGTATAAATTAGGCTAATACATATAGCGgaaaagatcatttttaaaactgcagcaATTCTACTTTCTTTCCCTGCAGAGGTTGAATGTGGAGATCCAGAGATTCCATTTGCTCAAGATCATTTTGGATAACTGTGTTGATAGCCAGTTTCCTTTTTGTTTCCTACAAGTTGGATATGAAGAGTCCAAATGATGGATGGAATGAGGATTTTTAACCTCTGAAGAGATAGTTGTCATCAGCAATGTTAAAGTGTGAACCTGGATACATAATCAATGCAAACATTACCATGACATAAAAAGTTACTGGTCACCTGGACTTCCTTAATGTACACGCATGTTATGAATTAAAATTGCTTAAGTATATGTAGCGTCACTTCTCAATTGTTGTTAAGATTTGTATTAAATACCTCAGGAGTTTGCTAGCATAATATAGAGATAATTTTGGACAATTGTAGTAATTTCCATTCTGTGAATGTGAAGATCCTGTGATTTGATATGACTGAATAATGGTTCTCCTCCTGTCTGTGGTCTTATTTCAGGGAAGATCTGGATAAGTTAAGAAAGGCCCGTGTACCCAGATATACGATATGATATAAATGGTTTGGCTACGTGGAGTGTCACAAAAGtcattatattttgttttaatttgatttcacaTTGCTGCATGTGAATGATCATATAATGTTCACTTTTATGTTCAGAAAACACTATTTGATAAACAGTTTCCACAAGGTTTTGAACATTTCTTTTTGCTTATAATCACCTGGTTCCACGTTAATATGAAATCACTCTTTTTTTAAGTCTCAGTTTTAAACTTCAGTATAAATCCATTAAATAAATTTGAATCTCTGCGTGCTTGCCAAGTAATTGTGAACAGGGGGCATGTGGAGGTCATACAAAAATAACCTGACATGTGAAGGACAAGTTTAAAAAACTGTTGGGAGTATTAAGTTAATTTGTAAGTTTAAATGTCCATTTACACTTATGATTAAACTTtgtatttaaatacatttgattCCAGACAGTTTAGTACAAGTTGTACTTTCTCTTCTGTagattgttttaaatgtaaaagcaaatttaaataaataaataaaataatcctctgaagtttttgtatttttttctaatgTGGTTGAtgtaatttaaaggaatgtttAGAAAAACATTGGGAAAAAGCAGGAATTATGAATCATGAATAAACAGACCAAAGTACAGCAGGAAGTTTATTTCCTCACATTGATTCAGTCCGCCCTGTTCTGTAATGCGTCACCCTGTTTGAATGTACTGGGCACTGTAAATTACCacagaaaatattttcacaaGTAGTATGCATGGCTTACAAAGAGGGCCAAAGCTTTTCAAGGACTGTAAAGAACAGCCTTCACGTTCACATTGTCTTAaaggtgcatgtgtgtttttatatacAGGTCTCGTGCTGTGTCCTATTAATACTGCTTTAAGAAGGGAAAACTGCATATTTATGTGAAGTATGGAACAACAGAGTAATAAGGAAGTGTTGGGTTTATGGTGGGTGGGGCTCATAAACTTGtgcgtattttgttcataaAAGACAGAtacatttcttttccttcttaaTGTGGAATGTAGTTATCTTCTCCCCCGGTTATAGCATACAGACTAATTTCAGAAATACAGCGGTTTCAGTTAATTTAGTTTTTCTTCCTGGTGCTTTACAAAGTAAAATGGATGGAAGTACAACAACCCTCATTTGGCTTATTGGTAGCACTACAAGTACTACACTCGTTTTATGTGAATCCACACAAACTTAAGAGCTTTGTTTCTTTcgtttatttcattattatgtTATAAAGTACGCGAGCTGTAATCTAAGGTCTAAGACTTTCTGAAGAACAAGCACGTCACTGTTTGACCGCGCCTACTTCCGAGAAGGAGACGCAGCCCACATTAAAACAAGCAGAAACCCGAAATAACCTTTCAGAGCAGGACTGGTAGCGGTCATCATTGTTGGCGTTCAGACGTAAGGTACGGTATCGTTTGATTTTAACCGTCCGTAACAAccgaaaaaacaaaagcaaagcgTCGACCCCATAACAGTGCTGTATTATTGTATTTATCCGTCGTTGCTGCTAAGTTAGCTAACAATTAGCTAGCTAACACAGCCGAAGGCGATTTAACAGTTTATGGATTTTGACCAAATGCAGACATTCAGATGGAATCGGTATTTTTTAATCTTTCGGTGACACATTCTTAACCCCCCCTGTAAGCTAAATAACGCGATTATTTATGTGATGTGTTACCACCCACGGTATCTTGTCTCAAGGAAGACCGAGAGTAGCATACCTGACCTGCGAGAATTCACGGCCATTTTTTTTTCCGTACCGACCTGTCATTTAGTTTAACATATGTTGATCGGCCAGTCGCAGCTATCGTGGCCTTCAAGTTATAAAATATGGAAAGACTTTAGGTTTGTTTTCTGCCGCGACAAAGGGAGGGGGGAGACAGTATTTTcttatatttcatatttaaaacCTAAACTTGGTTACTGTTAAGGTTTTGGTTTAGCGAAATGTATAAATTTGACCGAAGACCGAATGTTTGCACCTGCTACCTTCCGCTAGTTAATGTGTTAGCAGTTACAGACCTGCTTGAATGGAGAGTCTTTGTTAGTACCAGCTATCATGACCAAGTAATACCTCTGATTGTCTTTCttgtgtttgcatttgttttgtacCAGAAAGGGCTCTTGGTtttagttaaacttgtcagaTCCTGTCATGGCTATCACTGCAGTCCTTCTGCTGAGCAGTCTTGGCTTTTTTGCAGTTACTGCTCAAGGTGAGTGCAGTGCGGATTAGCTTGAGACATGGTAAACACAGcatagtgttttgttttaggttAACTTGTTCTTAAAAACTGTGTTCTCTCTTTTTGTCTgtgtctctttcttttcttttttcttccttgtACAGCTCAAGACTGTTCCAAACCTGTTGGAGACAACATGGATTTAAAGGGCAATGACATTCTTCTAACTAGTTTCCCAGATGGGACCACAGTTACTTTTGCCTGTAATATTGGATATGTGTCTGCAGGAGGGTCCCCAAGTGTTACTTGTACTGCTGGAAGTTGGAGTCCTGTGCGGTTGAAATGCGAGAGTGAATATTAACACttgattttaaattcaaatttcTTATAGCAGCTGTATTTCACAGCCAGTTTAAGCACATGAGAATGAGTGTCAGGTAGAATTCACTCGCTATCCTGAAAACGATCTTAAAattgtagtttaaaaaaatgtctacaTCTAGAAAATGTCTTATTCACATAAACATGTTACATAAACAGTAAACTATATTCGTTGAGATAATTACACACGCTATCACAAAAATCTTCAAGGACCaatttaattcttatttttcctgtttcagggAAGAACTGTGGCGCTGTGGAGGATGTTGATAATGGACAGATTCACTATGATCCTGGGATTGAATTTGGCGATAAAGCAGTGCTCATTTGTAACCCTGGGTTAGTAATACATTGTTAGCTCTAATAAACAGCGTTTAGATAAGTAGTTTTTAGATTGAAATTCATAGTAACATATTAAATCACTAAAATGTTGCAattcatcttatcttaaaaacaaacaaacaaataaatcagaATGAGTGTCACGTAGGGTTTACTTGCTGTTCTGTGTCATGTGAAATATAATTTCTAAGCC contains:
- the LOC116321962 gene encoding sushi, von Willebrand factor type A, EGF and pentraxin domain-containing protein 1-like, which codes for MDLKGNDILLTSFPDGTTVTFACNIGYVYAGGSPSVTCTAGSWSPVRLKCQRYNCGPVHEVENGQIEYHPGTEFGDKAVLICNPGHMPLGGGELTCGSQGWMGRLPVCEAQDCSRPVGENMDLKGNDILLTSFPDGTTVTFACNTGYESAGGSPSVTCTAGSWSPVRLKCQRYNCGPVHEVENGQIEYRPGTEFGDKAVLICNPGYMPLGGGELTCGSQGWLGRLPVCEAQDCSRPVGENMDLKGNDILLTSFPDGTTVTFACNIGYESAGGSPSVTCTAGSWSPVRLKCQRYNCGPVHEVENGQIEYHPGTEFGDKAVLICNPGYMPLGGGELTCGSQGWLGRLPVCEAQDCSRPVGENMDLKGNDILLTSFPDGTTVTFACNTGYESAGGSPSVTCTAGSWSPVRLKCQRYNCGPVHEVENGQIEYHPGTEFGDKAVLICNPGHMPLGGGELTCGSQGWLGRLPVCEEVECGDPEIPFAQDHFG